A region from the Streptomyces sp. 3214.6 genome encodes:
- a CDS encoding sensor histidine kinase: MSTSSTSPAAAGTSLERRYTGRLEQYADRCPLAVDVVLVLALMGCATLGSHLTLPGAEPPGQDWAATLLMGVSCLALLKHRSHPRTAVAVTAVCTVIVVALGYLLTPLLLAPLMAALYWLATQTDRRTTRVHGVTTMVAVMVAAGFSGSMGHVSPLLRTIGPFLWLLLPLAAGNMTRLRRAYLKAVQARAEHAERTREEEARLRVTEERMRIAHELHDVVAHHLALANAQAGTAAHLALTSPEQTKKILTDLTGTTSSALRELKATLGLLRHNDDPHSAPLEPSPGLARLPELVSACASAGLTVTVSTEGEPRPLSPGVDLTAFRIVQEALTNVTKHTAAEAAHVRLAYSGSRLLITVTNDGPAATRGPEGAPSRGFGVMGMRERAHSIGGELRAGPRPEGGFEVTTALPLQPSSSSAEESKTP, from the coding sequence ATGAGCACCAGCAGCACCAGTCCGGCCGCCGCGGGAACCAGCCTGGAACGCCGCTACACGGGCCGCCTGGAGCAGTACGCGGACCGCTGCCCCCTCGCCGTGGACGTCGTGCTGGTCCTGGCGCTGATGGGCTGCGCGACCCTCGGCAGCCACCTCACCCTGCCCGGCGCCGAACCGCCCGGCCAGGACTGGGCCGCCACCCTTCTCATGGGCGTGTCCTGCCTCGCCCTGCTGAAACACCGCAGCCACCCGCGTACGGCCGTCGCCGTGACCGCGGTCTGCACGGTGATCGTCGTCGCGCTCGGGTACCTGCTCACCCCCCTGCTGCTGGCCCCCCTCATGGCGGCGCTCTACTGGCTGGCCACGCAGACCGACCGCAGGACCACCCGCGTCCACGGCGTCACCACCATGGTGGCGGTGATGGTCGCGGCCGGGTTCTCCGGTTCCATGGGCCACGTCTCGCCGCTGCTCAGGACGATCGGCCCGTTCCTCTGGCTGCTGCTGCCCCTCGCCGCCGGCAACATGACCCGGCTGCGGCGCGCCTACCTGAAGGCGGTGCAGGCCCGTGCCGAACACGCCGAGCGCACGCGGGAGGAGGAGGCACGGCTGCGCGTCACCGAGGAACGCATGCGCATCGCCCACGAACTGCACGATGTCGTGGCGCACCACCTGGCCCTGGCCAACGCCCAGGCCGGCACCGCCGCCCACCTCGCCCTCACCAGTCCCGAGCAGACCAAGAAGATCCTCACCGACCTGACCGGCACCACCTCCTCCGCACTGCGGGAACTGAAGGCCACGCTGGGACTCCTGCGCCACAACGACGACCCCCACTCCGCACCGCTGGAGCCGTCCCCCGGCCTCGCCCGCCTGCCCGAGCTGGTCTCGGCGTGCGCGTCCGCCGGACTCACCGTCACGGTCAGCACGGAGGGGGAGCCGCGACCGCTCTCCCCGGGGGTGGACCTGACCGCGTTCCGGATCGTGCAGGAGGCACTCACCAACGTCACCAAGCACACCGCCGCGGAGGCCGCCCACGTACGGCTCGCCTACTCCGGCTCCCGTCTGCTGATCACGGTCACCAACGACGGGCCGGCCGCCACCCGCGGTCCCGAGGGCGCCCCGAGCCGGGGCTTCGGCGTCATGGGCATGCGCGAACGCGCCCACTCCATCGGCGGCGAACTGCGCGCGGGCCCCCGCCCGGAGGGCGGCTTCGAGGTCACGACCGCGCTGCCCCTCCAGCCCTCCTCCTCCTCCGCCGAAGAAAGCAAGACGCCATGA
- a CDS encoding quinone oxidoreductase family protein, with amino-acid sequence MMTDSMPALVGGVAPDWELRDVPVPTPEPGQVLVCVHAAGINRADLLMLEGTYNPGAGTSSAYTAGLELAGEVVALGKGVTSLAVGDRIMGVTLGTFARYALLDHRHLVRIPEPMGWTDAAALPVGLLTGHDALVTQAGFTAGQDVLILGATTAVGLLAVQLAKALGAGTVIGTTTSAGKADVITRAGADLVIDTSTTDLRAAVLEATSGVGVDIVLDHLGGEPFASCLGATRIGGTVVNIGRLAGQHATIDLNELAFRRLRVRGTTFSVRGPDELAAAWSALATDVSPLVADGRIEPVIDRVFPLADAKAAADHLRANRSVGKVVLQVPQ; translated from the coding sequence ATGATGACCGATTCGATGCCCGCTCTCGTCGGCGGTGTCGCCCCCGACTGGGAGCTGCGCGACGTGCCCGTGCCGACGCCAGAGCCAGGACAGGTCCTCGTCTGCGTGCATGCCGCCGGGATCAACCGTGCGGACTTGCTCATGCTGGAAGGCACCTATAACCCGGGCGCAGGCACGAGCAGCGCCTACACGGCGGGCCTGGAGCTCGCCGGGGAGGTGGTCGCGCTCGGCAAGGGCGTAACTTCCCTCGCCGTCGGCGACCGGATCATGGGCGTGACGCTCGGCACTTTCGCCCGCTACGCACTGCTCGACCACCGCCACCTCGTCCGCATCCCCGAGCCGATGGGCTGGACCGATGCCGCCGCACTGCCGGTCGGCCTCCTCACCGGACACGACGCCCTGGTCACCCAGGCGGGCTTCACGGCAGGCCAAGATGTGCTGATCCTGGGCGCCACCACCGCCGTCGGGCTGCTCGCCGTGCAGCTCGCCAAGGCTCTCGGCGCCGGAACCGTGATCGGCACCACCACCTCGGCCGGCAAGGCCGACGTCATCACCAGGGCCGGCGCCGACCTCGTCATCGACACCTCCACCACCGACCTGCGCGCCGCCGTACTGGAAGCGACCAGCGGCGTCGGCGTCGACATCGTCCTCGACCACCTCGGAGGCGAGCCCTTCGCCTCGTGCCTTGGCGCAACGAGGATCGGCGGCACTGTCGTCAACATCGGCCGCCTGGCCGGACAGCACGCCACCATCGACCTCAACGAGCTGGCCTTCCGCCGCCTTCGGGTACGGGGCACCACCTTCAGCGTGCGCGGCCCCGACGAACTCGCCGCAGCCTGGTCTGCCCTCGCCACCGACGTCAGCCCCCTCGTCGCCGACGGCCGGATCGAGCCGGTGATCGACCGGGTCTTCCCACTCGCCGACGCCAAGGCGGCCGCCGACCATCTGCGCGCGAACCGCTCGGTCGGCAAGGTCGTACTCCAGGTCCCGCAGTAG
- a CDS encoding winged helix-turn-helix transcriptional regulator: MDSEQPTHLKAGAPNAIGRTLGLLGDEWTLLLIQQAFLGATRYGQFKAALPISNAVLTARLGKLTKEGLLERHIYQSSPLRAEYLLTPRSRSLWPALLTIWDWERHWVPAHAATLPRMVHTECSQEFTPVLSCGACTRPVAARDMDGVWGPSGSWERSVPTASTRRRWDSDQTPGQAGMFPETMAILGNRWSSALIGAAFRGVTRFADFERTLGAPPALVADRIKAFAATGVLEATRTETRPGWAEYRLTEKGRAFYPVIATTLHWGHSWFLAPEGPAFIQTHRSCSSVFVPELRCDRCGKALHRRTIQISPTAAGP; encoded by the coding sequence ATGGATTCCGAGCAGCCCACCCACCTCAAGGCCGGCGCGCCCAATGCCATCGGCAGGACCCTGGGGCTGCTCGGGGACGAATGGACCTTGCTTCTCATCCAGCAGGCGTTCCTGGGCGCCACACGGTACGGGCAGTTCAAGGCGGCGCTGCCCATCAGTAACGCAGTCCTTACCGCGCGCCTCGGCAAGCTGACCAAAGAGGGGCTGCTGGAAAGGCACATCTACCAGAGCAGCCCGCTGCGGGCCGAGTACCTCCTCACCCCGCGCAGCCGCTCCCTGTGGCCGGCCCTGCTGACCATCTGGGACTGGGAGCGGCACTGGGTTCCCGCGCACGCCGCGACATTGCCCCGGATGGTGCACACGGAATGCTCCCAGGAGTTCACGCCGGTTCTCTCGTGCGGCGCGTGCACGAGGCCTGTCGCCGCCCGTGACATGGACGGGGTCTGGGGCCCCAGCGGCTCCTGGGAGCGCTCCGTGCCGACAGCGTCGACCCGGCGGCGCTGGGACTCCGACCAGACGCCCGGCCAGGCCGGCATGTTCCCGGAGACCATGGCCATCCTGGGCAATCGCTGGTCCTCGGCCCTCATCGGCGCAGCCTTCCGGGGCGTCACCCGCTTCGCCGACTTCGAGCGAACGCTCGGTGCGCCACCGGCCCTGGTCGCCGACCGCATCAAAGCCTTCGCGGCCACCGGAGTGCTGGAGGCGACCCGGACCGAAACGCGGCCCGGCTGGGCCGAGTACCGCCTGACGGAGAAAGGCCGAGCCTTCTACCCGGTGATCGCCACGACCCTGCACTGGGGACACAGCTGGTTCCTCGCCCCCGAAGGGCCGGCGTTCATCCAGACACACCGCTCCTGCTCGTCCGTGTTCGTGCCGGAGCTGCGCTGCGACCGGTGCGGCAAAGCCCTGCACCGCCGCACCATCCAGATTTCCCCCACCGCCGCCGGACCCTGA
- a CDS encoding carotenoid oxygenase family protein, whose translation MDVEIVGRLLSTLPVDDDHPYRTGPWRPQTTEWLADDLEVVEGEVPADLDGIYLRNTENPVHPAVKNYHPFDGDGMVHVVGFRDGKAFYRNRFVRTDGLFTEIEAGSSAQWAGISEMPDWAPRQDGWGARGRMKDASSTDVIVHRGMALTSFYQCGDLYRLDPYSAEPRGKETWGGAFPAEWGVSAHPKVDDTTGELLFFNYSKQAPYMHYGVVDADNRLVHYTEVPLPGPRLPHDMAFTENYAILNDFPLFWQPEALVQGAHIPRWHRDMPSRFAVVPRRGGAEPIRWFEAESTYVLHFTNAYEDGDEIVLDGFFQGDPEPADTGTGDKWTRAFRFLALDRLQTRLHRWRLNLVTGQVKEERLTDTITEFGMINSAHAGKPYRYAWAATGKPSWFLFDGLVRHDLLTGTEERISFGEGVYGSETAMAPRVGSTGEDDGYLITLTTDMNADASYCLVLDAARVADGPVCKLKLPERISSGTHSTWADGAELRRWHTADTAAQAIDL comes from the coding sequence ATGGATGTCGAGATCGTCGGGCGGTTGCTGTCCACGCTTCCCGTGGACGACGACCACCCCTACCGCACCGGCCCCTGGCGGCCGCAGACGACCGAATGGCTCGCCGACGACCTGGAGGTCGTCGAGGGCGAAGTGCCGGCCGACCTGGACGGCATCTATCTGCGCAACACCGAGAACCCCGTGCACCCGGCGGTGAAGAACTACCACCCCTTCGACGGGGACGGCATGGTGCACGTGGTCGGGTTCCGCGACGGGAAGGCCTTCTACCGCAACCGGTTCGTGCGCACGGACGGCCTGTTCACCGAGATCGAGGCCGGATCATCCGCCCAGTGGGCCGGCATCTCCGAGATGCCGGACTGGGCCCCCCGGCAGGACGGCTGGGGCGCCCGCGGCCGGATGAAGGACGCCTCCAGCACCGACGTCATCGTCCACCGCGGCATGGCCCTGACCAGCTTCTACCAGTGCGGCGACCTCTACCGTCTCGACCCGTACAGCGCTGAGCCGCGGGGCAAGGAGACCTGGGGCGGCGCCTTCCCCGCCGAATGGGGTGTCTCCGCGCACCCCAAGGTCGACGACACCACCGGCGAACTGCTGTTCTTCAACTACAGCAAGCAGGCGCCGTACATGCACTACGGCGTGGTCGACGCGGACAACCGACTGGTGCACTACACGGAGGTGCCGCTGCCAGGACCTCGGCTGCCGCACGACATGGCCTTCACCGAGAACTACGCCATCCTCAACGACTTCCCGCTCTTCTGGCAGCCCGAGGCCCTGGTCCAAGGGGCCCACATCCCCCGCTGGCACCGCGACATGCCGTCCCGTTTCGCCGTCGTCCCGCGGCGGGGAGGGGCGGAGCCGATCCGCTGGTTCGAGGCCGAGTCGACGTACGTACTGCACTTCACCAACGCCTACGAGGACGGCGACGAGATCGTGCTCGACGGGTTCTTCCAGGGCGACCCCGAGCCGGCCGACACCGGCACCGGCGACAAGTGGACGCGAGCCTTTCGGTTCCTGGCGCTGGACCGCCTGCAGACCCGCCTGCACCGCTGGCGCCTGAATCTGGTCACCGGGCAGGTGAAGGAGGAGCGGCTCACCGACACGATCACCGAGTTCGGCATGATCAACTCGGCCCATGCCGGAAAGCCCTACCGCTACGCCTGGGCAGCCACCGGAAAGCCGTCCTGGTTCCTCTTCGACGGCCTGGTGCGCCACGACCTGCTCACGGGCACCGAAGAGCGCATCTCCTTCGGTGAAGGCGTGTACGGCAGCGAGACGGCCATGGCGCCTCGAGTCGGCTCAACCGGCGAGGACGACGGCTATCTGATCACCCTCACCACCGACATGAACGCCGATGCCTCCTACTGCCTGGTGCTGGACGCGGCCCGGGTGGCGGACGGCCCCGTGTGCAAGCTCAAGTTGCCCGAGCGGATCTCCAGTGGCACCCACTCCACCTGGGCGGACGGGGCCGAACTGCGCCGCTGGCACACTGCAGACACCGCCGCACAGGCGATCGATCTGTAG
- a CDS encoding acetyl-CoA acetyltransferase gives MTDTGIWVLGGYQSDFARNLVREGKDVADLTGEVVDATLASAGMTGEQIGVVHVGNAFGELFAKQGQMGAMPATVREDLWGVPAARHEAACASGSIAILSAMADLRAGSYDTALVVGVELEKTVPGDTGAEMLGTAAWTGHEGQDARFMWPYMFSKITDAYADRYGLDEAHLRGIAAVNFANGRRNPNAQTRGWDIPSLTGEVDDKVNPQVEGRMRRFDCSQITDGGAGVVLVNDDYLRRHPHLRPWARILGWGHRTVGLPLEQKLSRSENDPYLLPHLRQAVQDAFARAGVDLDGLDGLETHDCFTASEYMAIDHIGLTDPGQSWKAVENGEIEVGGRLPINPSGGLIGGGHPVGATGVRMLLDASLQVAGRAGEYQVEGARTFGTLNFGGSTATTVSLVVGSVPAA, from the coding sequence ATGACCGACACCGGCATATGGGTTCTCGGCGGCTACCAAAGCGATTTCGCGCGCAATCTGGTGCGTGAGGGGAAGGACGTGGCCGACCTCACCGGCGAGGTCGTCGATGCCACCCTCGCCAGCGCTGGCATGACGGGGGAGCAGATAGGCGTCGTCCACGTCGGCAACGCGTTCGGCGAGCTTTTCGCCAAGCAGGGCCAGATGGGAGCCATGCCCGCCACGGTCCGCGAGGATCTGTGGGGCGTGCCCGCCGCACGGCACGAGGCCGCCTGCGCCTCCGGCAGCATCGCCATCCTGTCCGCCATGGCAGACCTGCGCGCGGGCTCCTACGACACCGCGCTCGTCGTCGGTGTGGAGCTTGAGAAGACCGTGCCGGGCGACACCGGTGCCGAGATGCTGGGCACCGCGGCCTGGACGGGCCACGAGGGTCAGGACGCCCGCTTCATGTGGCCGTACATGTTCAGCAAGATCACGGACGCCTACGCCGACCGGTACGGCCTGGACGAGGCTCACCTGCGTGGGATCGCCGCGGTCAACTTCGCCAACGGCCGTCGCAACCCCAACGCGCAGACGCGAGGGTGGGACATCCCGTCACTCACGGGCGAGGTCGACGACAAGGTCAACCCGCAGGTCGAGGGCCGGATGCGGCGGTTCGACTGCAGCCAGATCACCGACGGGGGTGCCGGAGTCGTCCTGGTCAACGACGACTACCTGCGCCGACACCCGCATCTGCGTCCGTGGGCTCGCATCCTCGGCTGGGGTCACCGCACGGTCGGCCTGCCGCTGGAGCAGAAGTTGAGCCGTTCCGAGAACGATCCCTACCTGCTGCCGCATCTCCGCCAAGCCGTCCAGGACGCCTTCGCTCGGGCCGGTGTGGACCTCGACGGGCTCGACGGGCTGGAGACGCACGACTGCTTCACGGCCAGCGAGTACATGGCCATCGATCACATCGGGCTGACCGACCCCGGGCAGTCGTGGAAGGCCGTCGAGAACGGCGAGATCGAGGTCGGCGGACGCCTTCCCATCAACCCCAGCGGCGGCCTGATCGGCGGCGGCCACCCCGTCGGTGCCACCGGCGTGCGCATGCTCCTGGACGCCAGCCTCCAGGTAGCCGGCCGTGCCGGCGAGTACCAGGTCGAAGGGGCTCGCACCTTCGGCACGCTCAATTTCGGCGGCAGTACGGCCACCACCGTGAGCCTGGTCGTCGGGTCCGTCCCGGCAGCCTGA
- a CDS encoding SDR family NAD(P)-dependent oxidoreductase has product MNGLKDRVVIVTGAGKGLGRAFALDLAARGARVIVNNRNRQVDENGLGPADHVVREIQAAGGTAVADHGAVEDPATADRLVATALEHWGRLDGLVTSAAVSGPQMLHSTTPENFANVLAVNVTGTVLVTTAASRVMRQAGHGRIVLIASTAGLYGEPTVSAYAASKGAVIALGRTAAVEGERRGVLTNVVLPYATTQMTAGAMDPTYVDLMSAESVAPLVSSLIDPRSTANGQVIVAAAGSIRAADAIEGATVRLPDGPLDPSILEGVLKTSRDGVQHTFPEAQAAFQDFAADVAQQGSSAHEESTP; this is encoded by the coding sequence GTGAACGGCCTCAAGGACCGTGTCGTCATCGTCACCGGCGCAGGAAAGGGCCTCGGGCGTGCCTTCGCCCTTGACCTGGCCGCCCGCGGCGCACGGGTGATCGTCAACAACCGCAACCGGCAGGTCGACGAGAACGGCCTCGGCCCCGCCGACCACGTCGTCCGCGAGATCCAGGCGGCGGGCGGGACAGCCGTCGCCGACCACGGCGCGGTCGAGGATCCCGCCACCGCCGACCGCCTCGTGGCCACGGCCCTGGAACACTGGGGACGACTCGACGGCCTGGTCACCAGCGCCGCCGTGAGCGGCCCACAGATGCTCCACAGCACCACCCCGGAGAACTTCGCGAACGTCCTGGCCGTCAACGTCACAGGAACCGTCCTCGTCACGACGGCCGCCTCCCGGGTCATGCGTCAGGCGGGCCACGGACGGATCGTCCTGATCGCCTCCACCGCCGGACTGTACGGCGAGCCCACGGTCTCCGCCTACGCCGCCAGCAAGGGCGCCGTCATCGCACTCGGCCGCACGGCCGCAGTGGAGGGCGAACGCCGGGGAGTGCTCACCAACGTCGTTCTGCCCTACGCCACCACCCAGATGACCGCAGGGGCCATGGACCCGACCTATGTCGATCTCATGAGCGCGGAGTCGGTGGCCCCGCTGGTCAGCTCGCTGATCGACCCCCGCTCCACCGCCAACGGCCAGGTCATCGTCGCCGCCGCCGGAAGCATCAGGGCGGCCGATGCCATTGAAGGCGCCACGGTGCGACTGCCCGACGGCCCCCTTGACCCCAGCATCCTGGAGGGCGTGCTCAAGACCAGCCGGGATGGAGTGCAGCACACCTTCCCCGAGGCACAGGCGGCGTTCCAGGACTTCGCGGCCGACGTCGCCCAGCAGGGCTCCTCCGCGCACGAGGAGAGCACTCCGTGA
- a CDS encoding response regulator transcription factor, whose translation MSIRVLLADDQALLRATFRILIDSCDDMEVVGEASDGAEAVELTRAHHPDIVLMDIRMPGTDGLAATSAICADPGLAATRVLILTTFETEDYVALALRAGASGFLGKDVTADALLAGLRTVASGEALLSPAATRTLITRFLTTPAPGTQLAPPERLAELTVREREVMALAAEGKSNTEIAEALTVSPLTARTHIHRAMTKLGARDRAQLVVMAYQSGLVQPGPPVP comes from the coding sequence ATGAGCATCCGGGTCCTGCTCGCCGACGACCAGGCCCTGCTGCGGGCCACCTTCCGGATCCTGATCGACTCCTGCGACGACATGGAGGTGGTCGGCGAAGCCTCCGACGGCGCCGAGGCGGTGGAACTGACCCGCGCCCACCACCCCGACATCGTCCTCATGGACATCCGCATGCCGGGCACGGACGGCCTCGCCGCCACGTCCGCCATCTGCGCCGACCCCGGCCTGGCCGCCACCCGCGTCCTCATCCTCACCACCTTCGAGACCGAGGACTACGTCGCCCTGGCGCTGCGCGCCGGTGCCAGCGGCTTCCTCGGCAAGGACGTCACCGCCGACGCCCTCCTGGCCGGCCTGCGCACCGTGGCCTCCGGCGAAGCCCTCCTGTCACCCGCGGCCACCCGCACCCTCATCACCCGCTTCCTCACCACCCCCGCCCCCGGCACCCAGCTCGCACCCCCGGAACGCCTCGCAGAGCTCACGGTCCGCGAACGCGAGGTCATGGCCCTGGCCGCGGAGGGGAAGTCCAACACCGAGATCGCCGAGGCCCTCACCGTCAGCCCGCTCACCGCGCGCACCCACATTCACCGAGCCATGACGAAACTGGGTGCCCGCGACCGCGCCCAACTCGTCGTCATGGCCTACCAGTCGGGCCTCGTACAGCCCGGCCCGCCCGTGCCCTGA
- a CDS encoding DUF1295 domain-containing protein, with protein MNDLSWDSFALNLVWCVVAVVVFFGTIMAVAIRIRNQSIIDIFWGPGFVVLAFVSFLASAGSGGDTTRRGVVLALTALWGLRLGIYIANRNRGHGEDKRYTALMRHQTGSLVGFLIRKIYGLQGVVLFVVSLPVQLAMYERSSLGPVAWTGVAIWVVGFLFEAVGDAQLARFKKDPANAGQVMDRGLWAWTRHPNYFGDSCVWVGLWLLALGHSIGLLTVVSPVVMTMMLLNYSGKALLEKGMRKRRGAAYEDYVARTSGFFPLPPRRRARYQHHLHL; from the coding sequence GTGAACGACCTCTCCTGGGACAGCTTCGCCCTGAACCTGGTGTGGTGTGTAGTCGCCGTGGTCGTCTTCTTCGGCACGATCATGGCGGTCGCCATCCGCATCCGCAATCAGTCGATCATCGACATCTTCTGGGGACCGGGCTTCGTCGTCCTCGCGTTCGTCAGCTTCCTCGCCTCCGCCGGATCCGGCGGCGACACCACACGGCGTGGCGTGGTGCTCGCCCTCACCGCGCTGTGGGGACTACGGCTCGGCATCTACATCGCCAACCGCAACCGTGGGCACGGCGAGGACAAGCGCTACACCGCCCTCATGCGGCACCAGACCGGATCACTCGTCGGGTTCCTTATACGCAAGATCTACGGTCTGCAGGGCGTAGTCCTCTTCGTCGTCTCGCTCCCCGTGCAACTCGCGATGTATGAGAGGTCGTCCCTCGGCCCTGTGGCCTGGACCGGTGTCGCCATCTGGGTCGTCGGCTTCCTCTTCGAGGCCGTCGGCGACGCCCAGCTGGCACGCTTCAAGAAGGACCCCGCCAACGCGGGCCAGGTCATGGACCGGGGACTGTGGGCCTGGACCCGGCACCCCAACTACTTCGGAGACTCCTGTGTCTGGGTCGGACTGTGGCTGCTGGCTCTCGGCCACTCGATCGGTCTCCTGACAGTCGTCTCGCCCGTCGTCATGACGATGATGTTGCTCAACTACAGCGGCAAGGCACTGCTGGAAAAGGGGATGCGCAAGCGCCGCGGCGCCGCGTACGAGGACTACGTGGCGCGCACCAGCGGTTTCTTCCCGCTGCCGCCCCGGCGGCGGGCCCGGTATCAGCATCACCTACACCTTTGA
- a CDS encoding alcohol dehydrogenase catalytic domain-containing protein, producing MPAGGQVLIEVTAAVVNYVDALMVLGRNQITPPTPFTPGIDIAGTIVAAGPDCEPFAVGDRVHGLAPFGGFAQRVAADETALRPTPDGLPSDLAATAGTTYRTKIDALTSVAKLQPGEDLVILGAAGAVGSAAISIGKAQGARVIACASTAVAPAAAAEPRPTPRPSAGERRWRGSKVSESDLEVFYVIAHTKAHDVRWDLSLDWSSGSRRGTVHIDNDGTPFRTSADMTVRATTTCWAAVSGSNGRADREG from the coding sequence GTGCCCGCCGGCGGACAGGTCCTCATCGAGGTAACCGCGGCAGTGGTCAACTACGTCGACGCACTCATGGTGTTGGGCCGCAACCAGATCACGCCACCCACCCCGTTCACGCCGGGCATCGACATCGCGGGGACGATTGTCGCGGCCGGGCCCGACTGCGAACCCTTCGCGGTCGGCGACCGCGTACACGGCCTGGCCCCCTTCGGCGGATTCGCCCAGCGGGTCGCGGCGGACGAAACAGCGCTGCGCCCGACCCCCGACGGTCTGCCGTCGGACCTTGCCGCCACCGCCGGCACCACATACCGGACCAAGATCGACGCCCTGACCTCAGTGGCCAAACTCCAACCGGGCGAGGACCTTGTGATCCTTGGCGCCGCGGGCGCGGTGGGGTCGGCCGCCATCAGCATCGGCAAAGCGCAGGGCGCCCGCGTCATCGCCTGCGCGTCGACAGCGGTGGCACCGGCAGCAGCGGCCGAACCGCGGCCCACTCCGCGTCCGTCCGCCGGAGAACGCCGATGGCGAGGGTCCAAGGTCAGCGAGTCCGACCTGGAGGTCTTCTACGTCATCGCCCACACCAAGGCGCACGACGTCCGCTGGGACCTCAGCCTGGACTGGTCCAGCGGCAGCCGCCGCGGCACCGTCCACATCGACAACGACGGCACCCCGTTCCGCACCAGCGCCGACATGACCGTCCGGGCTACGACTACCTGCTGGGCGGCGGTGAGTGGATCAAACGGGAGGGCTGATCGGGAGGGCTGA
- a CDS encoding acetyl-CoA C-acyltransferase — translation MLATAPPRSPEALVLDYVRTPRGRASTKGSLRSRSPVELVVHLQRHLAERTSLDTDQVEDVVLGCASQVDEQGANLARTSALLAGWGERAPGATLNRFCASGVDAVGQTAARVRSGDLDLAVAGGVESVSRVPMFADRGPLWTDADTVGRIGSVHMGIAADLNATLEGYTREELDAYGLETQSKAARAWERKAFSRSLVPLPPDTAGLALDHDELVRPGTTLETLAGLSPAFAELGAQGQDSIALKAHPVAERIEHLHTAGTSPAMADGAALLLIGNEAAARRTGLRPRARILAAATAAVNPVIMLTAGQSAVEKVIARAGLTASDIDVFEFAEAFSALCLRFRRDLDAGPDRMNPNGGTMAMGHAFGATGAILVGSCVEELEEREGRYGVATVSGAAGLGVAVLIERISQ, via the coding sequence ATGCTCGCGACCGCACCACCCCGATCCCCCGAGGCACTCGTCCTCGACTATGTCCGCACGCCGCGCGGCCGAGCCTCCACCAAGGGCTCCCTGCGCAGCCGTAGTCCTGTCGAGCTCGTCGTCCATCTCCAACGCCACCTCGCCGAGCGCACGAGCCTGGACACCGATCAAGTAGAGGACGTCGTTCTCGGCTGCGCGTCGCAGGTCGACGAGCAGGGCGCCAATCTGGCGCGTACCTCGGCCCTACTGGCCGGGTGGGGGGAACGCGCGCCTGGCGCCACCCTCAACCGTTTTTGTGCCTCGGGGGTGGACGCCGTCGGCCAGACAGCGGCCCGGGTCCGTTCGGGCGATCTGGACCTGGCCGTGGCGGGCGGTGTGGAGAGCGTGTCGCGAGTCCCGATGTTCGCCGACCGCGGCCCGCTGTGGACAGACGCCGATACCGTGGGACGCATCGGCTCAGTCCACATGGGCATCGCCGCGGACCTCAACGCGACCCTCGAGGGCTACACCCGCGAGGAACTGGACGCCTACGGCCTGGAGACCCAGTCCAAGGCGGCCCGTGCGTGGGAGCGCAAGGCATTCTCCCGCTCCCTCGTCCCGCTCCCGCCCGATACCGCAGGGCTCGCCCTCGACCACGACGAGCTGGTGCGCCCGGGCACGACCCTCGAAACACTCGCCGGGCTCTCCCCCGCCTTCGCGGAGCTCGGCGCCCAGGGCCAGGACTCGATCGCGCTGAAGGCCCACCCCGTCGCGGAGCGGATCGAGCACCTGCATACCGCCGGCACCTCACCCGCCATGGCCGACGGCGCCGCCCTGCTCCTGATCGGGAACGAAGCGGCGGCCCGCCGTACGGGACTGCGGCCCCGTGCCCGGATCCTGGCCGCCGCGACGGCCGCCGTGAATCCCGTGATCATGCTGACGGCAGGGCAGAGCGCCGTCGAGAAGGTCATCGCGCGCGCCGGCCTCACGGCGTCCGACATCGACGTCTTCGAATTCGCGGAAGCGTTCTCGGCACTGTGCCTGCGCTTCCGCCGTGACCTGGACGCCGGCCCCGACCGAATGAATCCCAACGGCGGCACCATGGCCATGGGGCACGCCTTCGGCGCCACGGGCGCCATCCTCGTCGGCAGTTGCGTCGAGGAGCTGGAAGAACGCGAAGGCCGCTACGGCGTGGCGACCGTCTCCGGAGCCGCCGGGCTCGGCGTCGCCGTGCTCATCGAAAGGATCTCTCAGTGA